In Canis lupus dingo isolate Sandy chromosome 12, ASM325472v2, whole genome shotgun sequence, the following proteins share a genomic window:
- the MDFI gene encoding myoD family inhibitor gives MSQVSGQRPPHCDAPHGAPSAAPGPAQTPSLLPGLEVVTGSTHPLETALEEGSLEEAAPPMPQGNGPGAPQALDSTDLHVPTEAVTRQPQGNPLGCTPLVANGSGHPSELSSTRRAGNGALGGPKAHRKLQTHPSLASQGSKKSKSSTKSTASQIPLQAQEDCCVHCILSCLFCEFLTLCNIVLDCATCGSCSSEDSCLCCCCCGSGECADCDLPCDLDCGIVDACCESADCLEICMECCGLCFSS, from the exons ATGTCCCAGGTGAGCGGCCAGCGTCCCCCTCACTGCGACGCGCCCCATGGTGCCCCCAGCGCCGCCCCGGGCCCAG CCCAGACCCCATCCCTCCTGCCTGGGCTGGAGGTAGTAACAGGATCCACTCACCCTTTGGAGACAGCGCTAGaggagggctccctggaggaggcggCGCCCCCCATGCCCCAAGGCAATGGCCCTGGGGCCCCTCAGGCCCTGGACAGCACTGACCTCCATGTCCCCACAGAAGCTGTGACAC GCCAGCCTCAGGGGAACCCCTTGGGCTGCACCCCACTAGTGGCAAATGGCTCAGGCCACCCCTCAGAGCTGAGCAGCACCAGGCGGGCAGGAAATGGTGCCCTGGGTGGCCCTAAAGCCCACCGGAAGTTGCAGACGCACCCATCTCTAGCCAGCCAGGGCAGCAAGAAGAGTAAGAGCAGCACCAAATCTACTGCCTCCCAGATCCCCCTCCAGGCACAGGAAG ACTGCTGTGTCCACTGCATCCTGTCCTGCTTGTTCTGCGAGTTCCTGACGCTGTGTAACATCGTCCTGGACTGCGCCACGTGCGGCTCCTGCAGCTCCGAGGACTCgtgcctctgctgctgctgctgcggctcGGGCGAGTGCGCCGACTGCGACCTGCCCTGCGACCTGGACTGCGGCATCGTGGACGCCTGCTGCGAGTCCGCCGACTGCCTGGAGATCTGCATGGAGTGCTGcgggctctgcttctcctcctga